A genomic window from Lotus japonicus ecotype B-129 chromosome 1, LjGifu_v1.2 includes:
- the LOC130732198 gene encoding lachrymatory-factor synthase-like, with protein MAEESEAKWEGKAVVEVAGVGAEVVWPVLEDFCNVHKWLPLDFCYHVEGIQGQPGLIRYAGSSSIKGGAATDTATADDTTFTWGKEKLLKMDPVQRCLSYEILDNNLGFKSYVATWKVLDAEIGCKIQWEFACEPVEGWSFQGLYSVIESCLKFMANKIQSLHASDKD; from the coding sequence ATGGCAGAGGAATCTGAGGCAAAATGGGAAGGTAAAGCTGTAGTTGAGGTAGCAGGAGTGGGAGCTGAAGTTGTATGGCCTGTATTAGAGGATTTCTGCAACGTACATAAATGGCTTCCCTTAGATTTTTGTTACCATGTTGAAGGGATTCAAGGTCAACCTGGTCTCATCCGTTACGCTGGTTCTTCCTCCATAAAAGGGGGTGCTGCTACTGATACTGCTACTGCTGATGACACAACCTTCACGTGGGGCAAAGAGAAGCTGCTGAAAATGGATCCCGTCCAACGTTGTTTGTCCTATGAAATTCTCGACAACAACTTGGGATTCAAGTCCTATGTGGCCACATGGAAAGTACTAGATGCTGAAATTGGGTGCAAGATCCAATGGGAGTTTGCGTGTGAACCTGTGGAAGGGTGGAGTTTCCAAGGTCTCTACTCAGTCATTGAGTCCTGTCTCAAGTTCATGGCCAACAAGATTCAGAGCTTGCACGCTTCTGACAAAGATTGA
- the LOC130732199 gene encoding uncharacterized protein LOC130732199 yields the protein MKLHKATRLSLPNVAVVDDVTCSPPPVMAEKVIKTMRYLIQNGKSKMMQDMQKRGKSIGKALNNAVVRHHEALTCRPRDAEMYFVSPLEYQFSCNGSPPRLIDSSRSRRSRLLSPASEHGRKVMRICRGDDEVLVGRRVQVAVAEKEFQVDEAAEEFIERFYRDLRLQKWLDHCC from the coding sequence ATGAAATTACATAAAGCCACACGCTTGTCTCTCCCAAATGTGGCTGTGGTGGATGATGTTACATGCTCCCCGCCACCGGTGATGGCGGAGAAAGTGATCAAAACGATGCGTTACTTGATCCAAAACGGTAAGAGCAAGATGATGCAGGACATGCAGAAGAGAGGGAAAAGCATAGGGAAGGCGCTGAACAACGCGGTGGTGCGCCACCACGAGGCGCTAACATGCCGTCCGCGTGACGCGGAGATGTATTTTGTGTCGCCGTTGGAGTACCAGTTCAGCTGCAACGGCAGTCCGCCACGGCTGATTGATTCGTCCAGGAGTAGGAGGAGCAGGCTACTGTCTCCGGCTAGTGAGCACGGGCGGAAGGTGATGAGGATTTGCCGTGGCGATGATGAGGTGTTGGTGGGGAGGCGCGTGCAGGTGGCCGTGGCGGAGAAGGAGTTTCAGGTGGACGAGGCGGCGGAGGAGTTCATAGAGAGGTTTTACAGAGATCTCAGGTTGCAGAAATGGTTGGATCATTGTTGCTGA